GCCAAGAGTCTTGACAAAATTCATGCCTTATAGCAATTCATTTAACTCTAAAATCACCATAAAACGAGCTTATCCTCCAGAGTTTGCTAAAAGTTTCATGTCATAGACAAACAAATTTCTTAGATTTGCACTTAATAGCAGTATTTAGAAGAACATTAAACAACAACAACTTGAAAAGCTTCTCTGAATTGGGTGTATCCAAATCATTCATCAAAGGCCTTGATGAATTGAAAATCCAAAAGCCAACTGAAATCCAAGAAAGAATCATTCCGATTCTTCTTCAACAAAAAACAGACATCGTTGGCTTGGCCCATACTGGGACTGGTAAAACTGCCGCATTCGGCCTTCCTATCCTGCAAAATATCGACCCGAAAGATAAAAAGATTCAAGCTTTAATTCTCGCTCCCACTCGAGAGCTGTGCCAACAAATACAAAAACAACTGTTTCGTTTCACGAAATATTCCGAAAAAATATTTTCAGAAGCTGTTTATGGAGGCGCTCCGATTGACGATCAGATATTCAGGCTATCACGTCCTACCCACATAATCGTAGCAACTCCTGGAAGACTTTTGGATCTACTTGAAAGAAAAGCTCTAAGCTTGGAGCATATAAATACAATCGTTCTTGATGAAGCTGATGAGATGCTAAGAATGGGCTTCAAACAAGATATTGATAAAATTCTTAAGAATGTAAAAAGCCAAAGAAACATATGGCTTTTCTCCGCAACATTGCCTAATGGCATACAACAGTTAATCAAAAGGTTTTTAAAGCCAAACGCGCCTAGGGTTCAAGTAAAGAACATTTCGGAAGTTAATCAAAATATACAACACCAATACGTTCTCAGTCCGGGTGTTGACAAATTAAAACTGTTAGTTTATTTTCTTAATGCTCACAAAGAAGATCGCGGGATCATATTTTGCAGCACTAAAGCAAGTGCTCAGAAGCTTTCAAGAGATCTTAATCAAAAAGGTCTTTCCATTGATGTTATCGAAGGAGACATGACTCAAAAGGAAAGAAATAAAGTTTTAAGAGCATTCAGAGCCGAAAAGCTTCAATTTCTAGTAGCCACAGATGTTGCCGCCAGAGGACTGGACATTCCCAACCTAGCTTTTGTAGCTCACTTTGAGCTTCCAGACCAATTAGAGTTTTATACCCATCGAAGCGGTAGAACAGGTCGAGCTGGAAACACTGGTCTTTCCGTAAGTTTTGTGGATGACAAGCAATACAAGGACTTAGTCAAGATCTCAAAAGAATTGAAATTTTCATTAAAAATGGCAAAATAATCATTTTGCCATATGCATGATAAAAATACTTAAGGCTCACAATAACGTGAGCCTTTTCTTATTTATGAGCAGGTGTTAATGGCTCAGCAGGCCGTTCGCTTGGCATAATTGGTTCCGCAGGCATTGACTCGGGAGGATTAATCGGAGTCCATGGTGTAGTCTTCGGTGGCTGTATAGGATAAGCCGGGATCTCTCTATGATGCGGATGAGGATGATAGGGATAAGGGTATGGATAGGGGTAATAACCTCCACCACCATAAAAGTAAGGATCAGGATAATAATGGTAATGATAATGAGTAGCTGGAGTCGATTGTGAAGCACACGATGTTGCAAAAATCGCTATCAGCCCTAAAACAAAGAAGTGAAGTTTCATGACTTTTTGATCAAAAAACTTCACTTCCAGCAAATTTGTTTATTGTAAACCTAATACTTAGGCTTAGTTCATGCTCTTCATTTTTTTCTTCAAATCCTCTACCTTATTCATCTCAGTAGTAAGCTCTCTTCTAAGCTTCGTTTCTCTTTCCAAAACACGCTTCTTATACTCTTCCATTTCCAATTGAAGGTCATCAAAGCTCTTCTTCGCATCCTTAGCATTTTTCACGTTGACTTTTCCTGTCACAAACATCACTGCAAGCAACACGATCAAGATTAAAATAACGCTTATGTTGATGAATTTATAGTTTGATTTTGAAAAATCTATGCCAATGAAGCTAATATGATCTTCCTTAAACTGGCTTTCAGACAAAGCGTTTCTTGTCAAACTCAATGTGTCTTGCGTACTTACCAAAGATTGATCACGTTTGATGATTTCTTCTTTCAGCAACGATATCTCTGATTGCTTTTCAGCCAAAGAATCACTCACCACATTCCAAAATGCATTCAATTTTGGTTCGTCAATAATCTTAAACCCTTTCCAAGAATTGCTTGACTTCTTCAATTCCATAAATTGATTTGCCAATTTGTCATCATTTTGACTTGGCGAACCACCTCCAGCAACTTGTTGAGCACTGCAAACTGTCGTTACCCCCAACACCATGCATGTAAAGGCCAATAGAGCCTTTTCTTTCAAAAACTTTCCCATGAATATATTATCTTATCTTTCCAATCAAAACCTAATAGATTTCACAAAAATATAATGAGCCAATCGAAAAAAAAAGTATTTGCGC
The Aureibacter tunicatorum DNA segment above includes these coding regions:
- a CDS encoding DEAD/DEAH box helicase translates to MHLIAVFRRTLNNNNLKSFSELGVSKSFIKGLDELKIQKPTEIQERIIPILLQQKTDIVGLAHTGTGKTAAFGLPILQNIDPKDKKIQALILAPTRELCQQIQKQLFRFTKYSEKIFSEAVYGGAPIDDQIFRLSRPTHIIVATPGRLLDLLERKALSLEHINTIVLDEADEMLRMGFKQDIDKILKNVKSQRNIWLFSATLPNGIQQLIKRFLKPNAPRVQVKNISEVNQNIQHQYVLSPGVDKLKLLVYFLNAHKEDRGIIFCSTKASAQKLSRDLNQKGLSIDVIEGDMTQKERNKVLRAFRAEKLQFLVATDVAARGLDIPNLAFVAHFELPDQLEFYTHRSGRTGRAGNTGLSVSFVDDKQYKDLVKISKELKFSLKMAK